A genomic window from Nocardioides sp. BP30 includes:
- a CDS encoding CoA-binding protein, which translates to MSRWADQDDIDFLLDDTETWAVVGLSGDPTRTAYEIAALLQRRGKRIVPIHPAAAGGDLVVLGERAYPTLADVPMPIDVVDVFRRSEAAGQFADEAVAVGAKGVWFQLGVVDEAAYRRATAAGLRMVMDTCPAIEWRRRGVSGRSAG; encoded by the coding sequence CGTTGGGCCGACCAGGACGACATCGACTTCCTGCTCGACGACACCGAGACCTGGGCGGTGGTGGGACTCTCGGGCGACCCGACCCGCACCGCCTACGAGATCGCGGCGCTGCTGCAGCGGCGCGGCAAGCGGATCGTCCCGATCCACCCGGCTGCCGCCGGCGGCGACCTGGTCGTGCTCGGCGAGCGGGCCTACCCCACGCTCGCCGACGTGCCGATGCCGATCGACGTGGTCGACGTCTTCCGCCGTTCCGAGGCCGCCGGGCAGTTCGCCGACGAGGCGGTGGCGGTGGGCGCCAAGGGTGTCTGGTTCCAGCTCGGCGTGGTCGACGAGGCCGCCTACCGGCGCGCCACCGCCGCCGGCCTCCGGATGGTGATGGACACCTGCCCGGCGATCGAGTGGCGGCGGCGCGGCGTCAGCGGACGATCCGCAGGATGA